GCCCCGAGATCGACGCCGCTATCGAGCGCACGCTGCAGGAACTGGACCCAGTCAAGGCCCGTGAGCTGGCCAACGAGGTCGACAGACTGGTGTGGGCGGAAGGTTTCAGCCTGCCGCTGACCCAATCGCCCGGAACCATCGCGGTGCGCAGCACGCTGGCCAACTTCGGCGCCACCGGCCTGGCCGACCTCGATTACACCGCGATCGGATTCATGCGGGACTGACCTGGCGCCGCACCGGTAGGACGGCCGCCTCCGCGGCGGCGGCCATGTCGATGGCCTTCCACAGCAGCCGCACCGGGGCCCGTGCCGGCATATCGTCGAGCAGCGGCGCCTGGCCGGTGAGCCGGTGGTGTTCACCGCGGCATACCGCTGCGGCGATGGCCAGGGCGGCGGGCTCCCGAAAGTCCAGGGCGCTGTGCGCCATGGTCGGTAACTCCACGAGCACAGCGTCGGGCACCAGCGACGCCACGCGTTCGGCTACCGTCGGCGGCGTGATGAGGTCACGGCCGCCGGAAACCACTACCGTCGGCCAGCCGAATTTCGGCATCTCGGCCACCAAGTCATACGGCTCGGACTCGAAGGCGGCTGTTGCTTTCAGGGTTTCCCGCATCGCCACGGCGGGGTCGAGGGGCAGGCCGTCGGGCTCGGCGGCGTAGTCGAGTTCGCGGAATGCGATGCGGCTGACCAGATCGTTCTCGTAGCGGTAGGGCACCTTCCGATTGACCGCGCTGGTGACCCGGCACAGCCCGCGCCACAGCATCGTCCGGCCGTCGAGCAGTAGGTCCAGTTGTCGGCCGAGAAGCTTGGCGCCTCCGTAACCGTAAATTGCCGCCGCGACCTGTGCCGCCGAGGGGGTCATCACGCCGGAGTCGACCAGCCGGCGAACCTTGGGCGCCAGAGCGGCCGTCTCCGGACTGTCGCCCTTGAGCAGCAGCCTGCGGA
The nucleotide sequence above comes from Mycobacterium pseudokansasii. Encoded proteins:
- a CDS encoding alpha/beta fold hydrolase, which encodes MTMNAKRRRVHDKLAKLPGVRPVRRPVSPGSDDEFDLYYVRTGRKSAHPLVIIPGGPGVASMRLYQGLRRRAAAAGLDVIMIEHRGVGMSRHDDSGADLPPEALTIDQVVDDVAAVLDDAHVDSAVVYGTSYGTYIAAGLGVRHPGRVEAMILDSPVLSRHDIALARDAIRRLLLKGDSPETAALAPKVRRLVDSGVMTPSAAQVAAAIYGYGGAKLLGRQLDLLLDGRTMLWRGLCRVTSAVNRKVPYRYENDLVSRIAFRELDYAAEPDGLPLDPAVAMRETLKATAAFESEPYDLVAEMPKFGWPTVVVSGGRDLITPPTVAERVASLVPDAVLVELPTMAHSALDFREPAALAIAAAVCRGEHHRLTGQAPLLDDMPARAPVRLLWKAIDMAAAAEAAVLPVRRQVSPA